From one Nonomuraea polychroma genomic stretch:
- a CDS encoding helix-turn-helix domain-containing protein, with protein sequence MDPAAGPVQRFASELRKLRQEAGGLTYRAMAKRAGYSVTTLSQAAAGERLASLPVVLAFVEACGADVSAWERRWQQVAHEVARERADDDGAAGPYLGLAPYDTDDSGRFFGRERLVEEVHVLLRRHRFAAVFGPSGSGKSSLLRAGLVAAACGETTSTGESFGQSWILTPGEHPMRHADRLLAGGGDSDMLIVVDQFEEVFTLCRDQRERGQFIDLLLNARDPQSRMRVVIAVRADFYGRCAEHRELTGALREANVLVGPMHQVELREAIIRPAMAEGLTVERALTAAIVADVAEEPGALPLMSHALREVWRRRTGKMLTLDAYEGVGRVHGAISHTAEELYARLSPAQARIARRILLRLINPGEQAQDTRRPAARAELDPYGEADTALVIEQLAGARLLTLHQDTVELAHEALIESWPRLRGWVDEGRDRLRAHRQLTETAKAWEAHGRDAGLLYRGTRLAVVDKLFIEPENRGDLTPLERDFVEASAALARRTSLVRVAVSAVLVVLLVASMVAAGVAIRQAGLADDRLAEATARLAARRAAALRMSDPKLARRLSAAAWRIAQVPEAKGELIDSMALPLVDVVTAPYDATGLVHGLSVDGTRLAVYTPGTAAEPGALRVLDLATKKEVASAIWREPDVLELVWSPDGRTVAVGDAAGTRLWTVGGERLTDLNASFPDLDPTRFSPDGRFLIGVRDGRYEAWSVADRTRVLAEPIRAISPDGRLALVIPAKANELSSIVLSPDNGTSSGRRAELWDIEKRKPLRAPWLPETATEGVFSPDGKHLAVPTNDGIRLWEISSGKEVLSPLLPPSERVEFSADGRFLAGTRGGGSAALWRVDDGMLLMNSSLHSDVVAAEPRFSPDARYLRMIGQHGTVNVLDISPYTRPEVLAPGSGKRLFSPDGRLLVTAHRRKGRAEVRIWDVAARTPVSGPLPVDDLPEEDPAETAYAPVFSPDGRTLALTHPASPVVTLWDATNGRNIGALRVRRQGAVGVLPVAFSPDGRTVAVVPLLPSPDNEAGFDDLTFDDLELWDVRARRWIRTVSGAGSGVLIFEPDGRRLLVDGSDKGRILVDTATGAIRQHSSDARAEGEILFIENRAAIGGDDGRLTFWDRELRRPLAPPQIADTKSIMALVPYRQGGLLATVGNGGDSGIQLWDWRGYQRIAAPISYTTQSVPAVAFNRTALLVSSADGALREITVDPGTATAVICRRDGGLSPSEWQQHIPELAYQKTCH encoded by the coding sequence GTGGATCCGGCAGCGGGACCGGTTCAACGCTTTGCTTCGGAGTTACGCAAGCTGCGCCAGGAAGCGGGCGGCCTCACCTATCGGGCCATGGCCAAGCGTGCGGGTTATTCGGTCACCACGCTGTCGCAGGCGGCGGCGGGTGAGCGTCTGGCTTCGCTGCCGGTCGTCCTCGCCTTTGTGGAGGCCTGCGGCGCAGACGTCTCCGCATGGGAGCGCCGCTGGCAGCAGGTCGCGCATGAAGTGGCCCGCGAGAGGGCGGATGATGACGGTGCCGCCGGGCCGTACCTTGGCCTGGCCCCGTACGACACGGACGATTCCGGTCGTTTCTTCGGGCGGGAGCGGCTCGTCGAGGAAGTGCACGTGCTGCTTCGACGGCATCGTTTCGCCGCGGTGTTCGGCCCTTCGGGCAGCGGCAAGTCGTCCCTGTTGCGCGCGGGGCTTGTGGCTGCCGCATGTGGGGAGACGACATCCACGGGCGAATCCTTCGGGCAGAGCTGGATCCTCACACCGGGTGAGCACCCGATGCGGCACGCCGACCGGCTCCTCGCGGGCGGGGGCGACTCCGACATGCTGATCGTGGTCGACCAGTTCGAGGAGGTGTTCACGCTCTGCCGGGACCAGCGTGAGCGGGGGCAGTTCATCGACCTGCTGCTCAACGCGCGAGATCCGCAGAGCCGGATGAGAGTGGTCATAGCGGTGCGCGCCGACTTCTACGGGCGATGCGCCGAGCACCGCGAGCTCACCGGCGCCCTGCGCGAGGCCAATGTGCTGGTGGGGCCGATGCACCAGGTAGAGCTCAGGGAAGCGATCATCCGGCCGGCCATGGCCGAGGGCTTGACCGTGGAGCGGGCGCTGACGGCCGCGATCGTCGCCGACGTCGCCGAGGAGCCGGGGGCGCTGCCGCTGATGTCGCACGCGCTGCGGGAGGTCTGGCGCCGCCGTACGGGGAAGATGCTGACGTTGGACGCCTACGAGGGCGTGGGCAGAGTCCATGGGGCGATCAGCCATACCGCGGAGGAGCTCTATGCCCGGCTGTCGCCGGCACAGGCGAGGATCGCCCGGCGGATCCTGCTCAGGCTGATCAATCCGGGCGAGCAGGCTCAGGACACCCGCCGTCCCGCCGCCCGGGCGGAGCTGGACCCGTATGGGGAGGCGGACACGGCGCTGGTCATCGAGCAGCTGGCCGGGGCCAGGCTGCTCACGCTGCACCAGGACACCGTGGAGCTCGCGCACGAGGCCTTGATCGAGTCGTGGCCGCGACTGCGTGGCTGGGTGGACGAAGGCCGGGATCGCCTGCGAGCCCATCGGCAGTTGACCGAGACGGCCAAGGCGTGGGAGGCGCATGGCCGGGATGCCGGGCTCCTCTACCGGGGCACCCGCCTGGCCGTCGTCGACAAGCTGTTCATCGAGCCGGAGAACCGTGGCGACCTCACGCCCCTGGAACGGGACTTCGTTGAGGCGAGCGCGGCACTGGCCCGGCGCACCTCCCTGGTGCGGGTCGCTGTCTCGGCCGTTCTGGTGGTCTTGCTGGTCGCCTCCATGGTCGCGGCGGGAGTCGCCATCCGGCAGGCCGGTCTGGCCGACGATCGGCTGGCGGAGGCGACGGCCCGGCTGGCCGCCAGGCGTGCGGCCGCCCTGCGGATGAGCGACCCGAAGCTGGCCCGCCGGTTGAGCGCCGCGGCCTGGCGGATCGCCCAGGTCCCCGAGGCCAAGGGCGAGCTGATCGACTCGATGGCGCTGCCCTTGGTGGACGTCGTCACCGCCCCGTACGACGCGACGGGCTTGGTGCATGGGCTCAGCGTGGATGGCACCAGGCTGGCCGTCTACACACCCGGTACGGCGGCCGAGCCGGGCGCACTGCGCGTGCTTGACCTGGCCACGAAGAAGGAGGTCGCGAGCGCGATATGGAGGGAGCCAGATGTATTGGAATTGGTGTGGAGTCCTGACGGCCGTACGGTGGCGGTGGGCGACGCGGCCGGCACACGGCTGTGGACCGTCGGCGGCGAACGCCTGACGGACCTCAACGCGTCGTTCCCCGACCTCGACCCCACAAGGTTCAGCCCGGACGGGCGCTTTCTCATCGGGGTCCGCGATGGCAGGTACGAAGCCTGGAGCGTCGCGGACCGGACACGCGTGCTCGCCGAGCCGATCAGGGCCATCAGCCCGGACGGCCGGCTGGCCCTGGTCATCCCGGCGAAAGCCAACGAACTGTCGAGCATCGTGCTGTCCCCCGACAACGGGACGAGCTCGGGGCGGAGGGCGGAACTCTGGGACATCGAGAAGCGCAAGCCGCTCAGGGCCCCCTGGCTACCGGAAACCGCCACGGAAGGCGTGTTCAGCCCAGATGGGAAGCACCTGGCCGTCCCCACCAACGACGGTATCCGGCTGTGGGAAATCTCCTCGGGCAAGGAGGTCCTAAGCCCGCTGCTTCCGCCTTCGGAACGTGTGGAGTTCAGCGCCGACGGCCGATTCCTGGCCGGGACGCGGGGTGGGGGGTCGGCGGCCCTGTGGCGGGTGGACGACGGCATGCTGCTGATGAACTCCTCGCTTCACTCCGACGTTGTGGCAGCCGAGCCCCGTTTCTCGCCGGATGCCCGGTATCTCCGGATGATCGGCCAGCACGGCACGGTGAACGTCCTGGACATCTCCCCCTACACCCGCCCCGAGGTGCTCGCGCCGGGAAGCGGCAAGCGACTGTTCAGCCCCGACGGCCGCCTCCTGGTGACGGCGCATCGCCGAAAAGGCAGGGCCGAGGTGCGCATATGGGATGTCGCCGCGCGGACACCCGTGAGCGGCCCGCTACCCGTCGACGATCTCCCTGAAGAGGACCCTGCGGAGACGGCGTACGCCCCGGTGTTCAGCCCCGATGGGCGCACGCTTGCGCTCACCCACCCCGCGTCCCCCGTGGTGACCTTGTGGGACGCCACGAACGGCCGCAACATCGGCGCACTGCGCGTCCGGAGACAGGGAGCCGTCGGAGTCTTGCCTGTGGCCTTCTCACCCGACGGCAGAACCGTCGCGGTCGTCCCCCTTCTCCCGAGCCCAGACAACGAAGCGGGGTTCGATGACCTGACTTTCGACGACCTCGAGCTGTGGGACGTGAGAGCTCGAAGATGGATCCGCACCGTCTCCGGTGCGGGATCAGGGGTTCTGATCTTCGAGCCGGACGGGCGCCGGTTGCTCGTGGACGGATCCGACAAGGGGCGAATCCTGGTCGATACGGCCACCGGAGCGATACGCCAGCACTCATCCGACGCCCGCGCCGAGGGAGAGATCCTCTTCATCGAGAACAGAGCCGCGATCGGCGGCGATGACGGGCGTTTGACGTTCTGGGACAGGGAGTTGCGCAGGCCTTTGGCCCCGCCGCAGATCGCGGACACGAAATCGATCATGGCTCTTGTCCCTTACCGGCAGGGCGGGCTACTCGCCACGGTCGGCAACGGGGGCGATTCAGGCATCCAGCTGTGGGACTGGCGGGGATATCAGCGGATCGCCGCACCGATCAGCTACACCACCCAGTCCGTGCCGGCCGTGGCATTCAACCGGACGGCTCTCCTCGTCTCATCCGCCGACGGGGCCTTACGTGAGATCACCGTCGATCCCGGCACTGCCACCGCCGTGATCTGCCGCCGGGACGGCGGCCTGTCCCCGTCCGAGTGGCAACAACACATCCCAGAACTGGCCTATCAAAAGACCTGCCACTGA
- a CDS encoding tRNA adenosine deaminase-associated protein, whose protein sequence is MTMTDEDALDFAIVVYREDERWDAELLPVILTSDLKGLIHALRQQPSESGTIGLVAVGDEFFVALRVLGDRVSVFLSDIAASWDFPLARQVLDYLDVPVPDEEELDEILQDEETVLPAGDLSIFADLGLDEMELGILSGDIDLLPEDVLSSIAARLGFSEPFERAIESVFG, encoded by the coding sequence ATGACGATGACAGACGAAGACGCGCTCGACTTCGCCATCGTGGTCTATCGCGAGGACGAGCGCTGGGATGCCGAGCTGTTGCCCGTCATACTCACCTCCGACCTGAAGGGGCTGATCCACGCACTGCGGCAGCAGCCCAGCGAGAGTGGCACGATCGGCCTGGTCGCCGTGGGGGACGAGTTCTTCGTGGCGCTGAGGGTGCTGGGCGATCGGGTCAGCGTCTTCCTGTCCGACATCGCCGCCTCATGGGACTTTCCCCTGGCCCGCCAGGTGCTCGACTACCTCGACGTGCCCGTGCCGGACGAGGAGGAGCTCGACGAGATCCTTCAGGACGAGGAGACCGTGCTCCCGGCCGGAGATCTGTCGATCTTCGCCGATCTCGGGTTGGACGAGATGGAGCTGGGCATCCTTTCCGGCGACATCGATCTGCTTCCCGAAGATGTGTTGTCCAGCATCGCCGCGCGGCTCGGTTTCTCCGAGCCGTTCGAGCGTGCCATCGAATCGGTCTTCGGCTGA
- a CDS encoding tRNA adenosine deaminase-associated protein — MASNTFSAAFVRTSNGWSGAEVDLSDAEIIDDFGDTVMEALGLTGDELALLCVEVEDEWFAIVRYRGEEEPRVFLSDVHAVVSDSLGELFAEFAGVAPDKEGNGLGIRPAGDFELLSDLGVSSEELLELSMEEGMLPADILSVIAERLSFADELDRLR; from the coding sequence ATGGCGTCCAACACCTTCTCTGCGGCCTTCGTCAGGACCTCCAACGGCTGGAGCGGTGCAGAGGTCGATCTGAGTGATGCTGAGATCATCGACGACTTCGGCGACACCGTCATGGAGGCGCTGGGGCTGACCGGCGACGAGCTGGCCCTGCTGTGCGTCGAGGTCGAGGACGAATGGTTCGCGATCGTCCGCTACCGGGGCGAGGAAGAACCACGCGTGTTTCTGTCCGACGTGCACGCCGTGGTCTCCGACAGCCTGGGCGAGCTGTTCGCCGAGTTCGCCGGGGTGGCGCCGGACAAGGAGGGCAACGGCCTCGGCATACGCCCGGCCGGCGACTTCGAGCTGCTCAGCGACCTGGGTGTGAGCTCGGAAGAGCTGCTGGAGCTCAGTATGGAAGAGGGCATGTTGCCGGCCGACATCCTGTCGGTGATCGCCGAGCGGCTGTCGTTCGCCGACGAGCTCGACCGGCTGCGGTGA
- a CDS encoding PH domain-containing protein has translation MRLVTHGDSAPASVSRYLLPTEQQHLMVRRHPAVLLRPVAEVFAGLIIAGLLSKFFGDNQGGGTALVVVWWLWLLLLIRFVWKVAEWSVDYFVVTSKRMLLTTGLITRKVAMMPLTKVTDMSFQRTLLGRMLGYGEFILESAGQDQALSTVEYIPYPETLYLEVCQMLFPSKDDGDD, from the coding sequence ATGAGACTTGTGACCCACGGGGACTCCGCCCCGGCGTCGGTCAGTCGCTACCTTCTCCCCACCGAACAACAACACCTCATGGTGCGGCGCCACCCTGCCGTCCTACTCCGCCCTGTCGCCGAGGTGTTCGCCGGTCTGATCATCGCCGGCCTCCTCAGCAAGTTCTTCGGCGACAACCAAGGAGGCGGCACGGCGCTGGTCGTCGTGTGGTGGTTGTGGCTTCTGCTGTTGATCCGTTTTGTATGGAAAGTCGCGGAGTGGTCAGTCGATTACTTTGTGGTGACCTCAAAACGGATGTTGCTCACCACGGGCCTCATTACTCGCAAGGTCGCGATGATGCCCTTGACCAAGGTCACTGACATGAGCTTCCAGAGAACTCTCCTTGGGCGCATGCTCGGTTACGGTGAGTTCATCCTGGAATCGGCCGGCCAGGACCAGGCTCTGTCAACGGTCGAGTACATTCCGTATCCGGAGACCCTGTACCTCGAGGTCTGCCAGATGCTTTTCCCCAGCAAGGACGACGGCGACGATTAA
- a CDS encoding helix-turn-helix domain-containing protein, whose amino-acid sequence MPSQGTIGDRVRGLRLNRRMSQAQLAGPDLSDSYVSLIESGKRTPTPVVARLLAERLGCTTEFLLHGIEPRQRIDTELGLRHAELELQHGDAAVAADRFTEIVKAADEENAMLTAQARFGRARALEAQGRLGQAVEAFERLRREAAAHPERLADLPLTIALSRCYQRAGDRLRARDLASYALEQAERLSITEGEIAVDLATALIEARGERESDSPELAYVKRVLDTTGVPQVMDRSGEIRALWHASAAAAAGEDSALAVRLADDAIMAGRESRLALQLARAAMHWSRMLTAPIEEAEGLVSAASRVFAGFPAATREYGESLIVHARVRLRAGDPARAAELAGAALEQSPDHAGTTPAEAHLVLATVALDEGREAAADLATAHRMLSALDRPVFGSDRQVARCWRELGDLYGRVGSVAQQTAAYRKALEAAGVRSAMAGVTADAIVSR is encoded by the coding sequence ATGCCGAGTCAGGGAACCATCGGTGACCGCGTCCGAGGATTGCGGCTTAACAGGCGGATGTCGCAGGCCCAGCTGGCCGGACCCGACCTGTCTGACAGTTATGTCTCGCTCATTGAGTCGGGCAAGCGCACGCCGACTCCTGTCGTGGCTCGGCTGCTGGCCGAGCGGCTCGGATGCACGACCGAGTTCCTCCTTCACGGGATCGAGCCTCGGCAGCGCATCGACACCGAGCTCGGGCTGCGCCACGCCGAGCTCGAGCTCCAGCACGGTGACGCCGCCGTGGCCGCCGACCGCTTCACGGAGATCGTGAAGGCGGCCGACGAGGAAAACGCCATGCTGACCGCGCAGGCCCGGTTCGGCCGGGCACGCGCTCTCGAGGCCCAGGGTCGGCTCGGCCAGGCGGTAGAGGCCTTCGAGCGCCTGCGCAGGGAGGCCGCGGCCCACCCCGAGCGGCTGGCCGACCTCCCACTCACGATCGCGCTGAGCCGCTGCTACCAGCGGGCCGGTGACCGGCTGCGCGCTCGCGACCTGGCGTCGTACGCGCTGGAGCAGGCCGAGCGGCTGTCCATCACCGAGGGCGAGATCGCCGTCGACCTGGCCACCGCGCTCATCGAGGCACGTGGCGAGCGTGAGAGCGACTCCCCCGAGCTTGCCTACGTCAAGCGCGTGCTGGACACGACCGGCGTTCCTCAGGTTATGGACCGTTCCGGAGAGATTCGCGCGTTGTGGCACGCGAGTGCCGCGGCGGCGGCAGGCGAGGATTCTGCGCTGGCCGTGCGCCTGGCCGACGACGCGATCATGGCGGGTCGCGAGTCCCGGCTCGCGCTGCAGCTCGCCCGGGCCGCCATGCACTGGTCCAGGATGCTGACCGCGCCGATCGAGGAGGCCGAGGGGCTCGTTTCGGCCGCCTCCCGCGTCTTCGCCGGCTTCCCCGCCGCCACGCGCGAATACGGCGAGAGCCTGATCGTGCACGCGCGGGTCCGGCTGCGGGCCGGCGACCCCGCACGGGCCGCTGAGCTGGCCGGTGCGGCGTTGGAGCAGTCACCCGACCACGCGGGCACCACGCCTGCCGAGGCGCATCTCGTGCTCGCCACCGTGGCGCTCGACGAGGGCCGGGAGGCTGCGGCAGACCTCGCCACGGCTCACCGGATGCTGAGCGCGCTGGACCGGCCGGTGTTCGGCTCGGATCGGCAGGTGGCCCGCTGCTGGCGCGAGCTGGGCGACCTCTACGGCAGGGTCGGGTCCGTGGCGCAGCAGACGGCGGCATATCGTAAGGCCCTCGAAGCTGCCGGAGTTCGCTCTGCCATGGCGGGAGTGACGGCTGACGCCATAGTTTCTCGCTGA
- the upp gene encoding uracil phosphoribosyltransferase encodes METLVVDHPLVAHKLTTLRDARTDSPTFRRLADELVTLLAYEATRDVRVTDITVETPVAPATGVHLARPYPLVVPILRAGLGMLDGMTRLLPTAEVGFLGMIRNESTLQAETYATRLPDDLSGRQCFVVDPMLATGGTLAAAVQFLFDRGAVDVTAICLLAAPEGLAYMDKVFANSGKPIRVVTAALDERLNEHGYIVPGLGDAGDRLYGVV; translated from the coding sequence ATGGAGACCCTCGTCGTTGATCATCCGCTCGTGGCGCACAAGCTCACCACGCTGCGTGATGCCCGCACCGACTCGCCGACCTTCCGCAGGCTGGCGGACGAGCTGGTGACGCTGCTGGCGTACGAGGCCACCCGGGACGTGCGGGTCACCGACATCACCGTCGAGACGCCGGTCGCGCCCGCCACGGGCGTGCATCTGGCCAGGCCCTACCCGCTGGTCGTGCCGATCCTGCGGGCCGGGCTCGGCATGCTCGACGGCATGACGAGGCTGCTGCCCACGGCCGAGGTCGGGTTCCTGGGCATGATCCGCAACGAGTCCACGCTCCAGGCGGAGACGTACGCCACACGCCTGCCCGACGACCTGTCCGGTCGGCAGTGCTTCGTGGTCGACCCCATGCTGGCCACCGGCGGGACGCTGGCGGCCGCCGTGCAGTTCCTGTTCGACCGGGGAGCCGTGGACGTAACGGCCATCTGCCTGCTGGCCGCCCCCGAGGGACTGGCGTATATGGACAAGGTGTTCGCCAACTCCGGCAAGCCGATCCGCGTCGTGACCGCCGCCCTCGACGAGCGGCTCAACGAGCACGGCTACATCGTGCCCGGGCTCGGCGACGCCGGCGACCGCCTCTACGGCGTCGTCTGA
- the tadA gene encoding tRNA adenosine(34) deaminase TadA codes for MTHEEAMRLALEEAVAAAAREEVPVGAVVLGPDGEVLSAAGNDRESTADPTAHAEVLALRQAAAARGQWRLGGCTLVVTLEPCTMCAGAAVQARVDRIVYGAVDEKGGAVGSLWDVVRDRRLNHRPEVVMGVLAEQCSALLKQFFATRRIR; via the coding sequence GTGACCCACGAGGAGGCCATGCGCCTGGCCCTGGAGGAGGCCGTCGCGGCGGCCGCCAGGGAGGAGGTCCCCGTGGGCGCGGTGGTGCTCGGGCCGGACGGCGAGGTCCTGTCCGCGGCGGGCAACGACCGCGAGTCCACCGCCGACCCGACCGCCCACGCCGAGGTCCTCGCACTCCGGCAGGCGGCCGCGGCGCGCGGGCAATGGCGGCTCGGCGGCTGCACGCTGGTGGTGACGCTGGAGCCGTGCACGATGTGCGCCGGGGCCGCGGTGCAGGCCAGGGTCGATCGGATCGTGTACGGGGCCGTCGACGAGAAGGGTGGGGCCGTGGGCTCGCTCTGGGACGTCGTACGCGATCGCCGGCTCAATCATCGGCCGGAGGTCGTCATGGGGGTGCTGGCGGAGCAGTGCTCGGCGCTCCTAAAGCAGTTCTTTGCCACTCGGCGGATCCGGTAA